From a single Apium graveolens cultivar Ventura chromosome 2, ASM990537v1, whole genome shotgun sequence genomic region:
- the LOC141704866 gene encoding AT-hook motif nuclear-localized protein 7-like → MNFINGRFIFWDVRKRKGARIKWERGASKILSLFHNGARGICVLSANGAVSSVTICQPGSSGGVLTYEGRFEILSLTGSFTVSENGGFKRTGRLSVSLAGPDGRVIGGGIAGTLIAENPIQCVVGSFIPDAYRMHKRKQQYEATVSPVQASTRPNLHESAETNVSQFQPSNSQVQNHDEEDSCINIVSPFHADWNGSEVLAEEQKPYPDINMSAPDE, encoded by the exons ATGAATTTTATAAATGGAAGGTTCATTTTTTGGGACGTCCGAAAAAGGAAAGGGGCTCGTATAAAATGGGAAAGAGGGGCTTCAAAGATCCTATCACTTTTCCATAATGGGGCTAGAGGAATATGTGTTCTTTCTGCGAATGGAGCTGTTTCTAGTGTCACCATTTGCCAGCCCGGCTCTTCTGGTGGTGTGCTCACATACGAG GGTCGATTTGAGATCTTATCCTTAACGGGCTCATTTACAGTCTCTGAGAATGGCGGTTTTAAAAGGACTGGCAGATTAAGCGTCTCACTAGCAGGTCCGGATGGCCGTGTAATTGGTGGTGGTATTGCTGGAACATTGATTGCAGAAAACCCAATCCAG TGTGTAGTTGGAAGCTTCATCCCTGATGCATATAGAATGCATAAAAGGAAGCAGCAGTATGAAGCAACTGTTTCTCCGGTCCAAGCATCAACAAGGCCAAATTTACACGAATCAGCTGAAACCAATGTCAGCCAATTTCAGCCATCAAATAGTCAGGTACAAAACCATGATGAAGAAGATAGCTGCATCAATATAGTTTCCCCCTTTCACGCAGATTGGAATGGCTCAGAAGTTCTAGCTGAAGAACAAAAGCCATATCCTGATATTAACATGTCTGCACCTGATGAATAG